One region of Paucibacter aquatile genomic DNA includes:
- the fabF gene encoding beta-ketoacyl-ACP synthase II codes for MSRRRVVVTGLGLISPVGNTVAEGWANILAGQSGIDRITRFDPSAFACQFAGEVKGFDVADYMSTKEARTMDTFIHYGLAASIQAVRDAGLPTGDQLSEEQAERIGVLVGSGIGGLPLIEETHSEYVARGPRRISPFFVPASIINMISGHVSIKFGFQGPNLAIVTACTTGLHAIGQAARLIEYGDADVMIAGGAESTVSPLGIGGFASARALSTRNDDPKTASRPWDKDRDGFVLGEGGGVLVLEEYEHAKKRGAKIYAELSGFGMGADAYHMTAPNVDGPKRSMRAALRNAGLNADQVQYMNAHGTSTPLGDVNETNAIKLAFGDHAKNLVVSSTKSMTGHLLGGAGGIESVFTVLAVHHQVAPPTINIFNQDPECDLDYCANEARQMKIEYAAKNNFGFGGTNGTLIFKRV; via the coding sequence ATGAGCCGTCGTCGCGTCGTAGTTACCGGACTTGGTCTGATCAGCCCCGTGGGAAACACGGTCGCTGAAGGCTGGGCCAACATCCTGGCCGGTCAGTCCGGTATTGACCGCATCACCCGCTTTGATCCGTCGGCCTTTGCCTGTCAGTTCGCCGGTGAGGTGAAGGGCTTCGATGTGGCGGACTACATGTCCACCAAAGAAGCGCGGACCATGGACACCTTCATCCATTACGGATTGGCGGCGTCCATTCAAGCGGTGCGCGATGCCGGTCTGCCGACCGGCGATCAGTTGAGTGAAGAGCAGGCTGAGCGCATCGGCGTGCTGGTGGGGTCGGGCATCGGCGGCTTGCCGCTGATCGAAGAAACCCACAGCGAGTACGTTGCGCGCGGCCCGCGTCGCATTTCCCCCTTCTTTGTGCCGGCCTCGATCATCAACATGATCTCGGGCCATGTCTCGATCAAGTTCGGCTTCCAAGGCCCGAACCTGGCCATCGTGACCGCTTGCACCACCGGCTTGCATGCCATCGGTCAAGCTGCGCGGCTCATTGAATACGGCGATGCCGACGTGATGATCGCCGGCGGCGCGGAATCCACCGTGTCGCCCTTGGGCATCGGAGGCTTTGCCTCGGCGCGGGCACTGTCCACGCGCAACGACGATCCCAAGACTGCTTCCCGACCCTGGGACAAGGACCGCGACGGTTTTGTGCTGGGTGAGGGCGGCGGTGTGCTGGTGCTGGAAGAGTACGAGCATGCCAAGAAGCGTGGCGCCAAGATCTATGCCGAGCTGTCCGGCTTTGGCATGGGTGCTGACGCGTACCACATGACCGCGCCCAATGTGGACGGTCCCAAACGGTCGATGCGCGCGGCATTGCGCAATGCAGGCCTGAACGCCGACCAAGTGCAATACATGAACGCCCACGGCACCTCCACGCCGCTGGGTGATGTGAACGAGACGAACGCCATCAAGCTGGCCTTCGGCGACCATGCCAAGAATCTGGTGGTCAGCTCGACCAAGTCCATGACCGGGCATTTGCTCGGCGGGGCCGGTGGTATCGAGTCGGTGTTCACGGTGCTGGCGGTTCACCACCAGGTGGCGCCGCCAACCATCAACATCTTCAACCAGGATCCCGAGTGCGACCTGGACTACTGCGCCAACGAAGCGCGGCAGATGAAGATCGAATACGCCGCCAAGAACAATTTCGGTTTCGGCGGCACCAACGGCACGCTGATCTTCAAGCGGGTCTGA
- a CDS encoding DegQ family serine endoprotease, which yields MSFLSLARPSLSRWSRALLSAGALSLSLSLLPDVGHAQARELPDFTELVEKVGPAVVNIRTSERLKANAQGMPEMDEQMLEFLRRFGMPAPNQRRGAPRGGGDNEDAPQRRGVGSGFVLSADGYVMTNAHVVQDADEVYVTLTDKREFKAKLVGADRRTDVAVLKIEASGLPAVKIGDVGRLKVGEWVMAIGSPFGFDNSVTAGIVSAKARDTGDFLPFIQTDVAINPGNSGGPLLNMRGEVVGINSQIYSQSGGFMGISFSIPIDEAIRVSEQLRSHGKVVRGFIGVTLEDVSKDVAEAIGLGKPHGAVIRSVVAGGAADKAGIEGGDVITKFDGKTIEKVSDLRRVVAGLKPNSKAVVQVFRRGTYKDLNITIAEMPNEEARTSAGVDGDGKPSAGPASALGLQLGELSEAQKRELKLKSGVRVEAAIGVAARAGLREGDVILSVDNTDVSSVKQVQAVLAKLDKAKVINLLVRRGDLTSFVLLRPAR from the coding sequence ATGTCCTTTCTGTCTCTTGCCCGTCCGTCCTTGTCGCGCTGGTCGCGAGCCTTGCTCTCTGCCGGCGCTCTGTCCCTGAGCCTCAGCCTGCTGCCCGATGTCGGCCATGCCCAGGCGCGCGAGCTGCCGGACTTCACCGAGCTGGTCGAGAAGGTCGGCCCGGCGGTGGTGAACATCCGCACCTCGGAGCGCCTCAAGGCCAATGCCCAGGGCATGCCCGAGATGGACGAGCAGATGCTGGAGTTCCTGCGCCGCTTCGGCATGCCCGCGCCCAACCAGCGCCGTGGTGCCCCACGCGGCGGCGGCGACAACGAAGATGCACCGCAGCGCCGCGGCGTCGGCTCGGGCTTTGTGCTCAGCGCTGATGGCTATGTGATGACCAATGCCCATGTGGTGCAGGATGCCGACGAGGTCTACGTCACCCTGACTGACAAGCGCGAGTTCAAGGCCAAGCTGGTCGGCGCCGACCGCCGCACCGATGTGGCCGTGCTCAAGATCGAGGCGAGCGGCCTGCCGGCAGTGAAGATCGGCGATGTCGGCCGCCTCAAGGTCGGTGAATGGGTCATGGCCATCGGTTCGCCCTTTGGCTTCGACAACAGCGTCACCGCCGGCATCGTCAGCGCCAAGGCGCGCGACACGGGCGACTTCTTGCCCTTTATCCAGACCGATGTGGCCATCAACCCGGGTAATTCGGGTGGCCCGTTGCTGAACATGCGCGGCGAGGTGGTAGGCATCAACTCGCAGATCTACAGCCAGTCCGGCGGCTTCATGGGCATCTCCTTCTCGATCCCCATCGATGAGGCGATCCGCGTGTCCGAGCAGCTGCGCAGCCACGGCAAGGTGGTGCGCGGCTTCATCGGCGTGACGCTGGAAGATGTGAGCAAGGATGTGGCCGAGGCCATCGGCCTGGGCAAGCCGCATGGCGCCGTGATCCGCAGCGTGGTGGCTGGCGGCGCGGCCGACAAGGCCGGCATCGAAGGCGGCGATGTGATCACCAAGTTCGACGGCAAGACGATCGAGAAGGTCAGCGATCTGCGTCGCGTGGTGGCCGGTCTCAAGCCGAACAGCAAGGCCGTGGTCCAGGTGTTCCGCCGCGGTACCTACAAGGACCTCAACATCACCATCGCCGAGATGCCCAATGAAGAAGCACGTACTTCGGCGGGCGTCGACGGTGACGGCAAGCCCTCTGCCGGCCCGGCCAGCGCCTTGGGCTTGCAGCTCGGTGAGTTGAGCGAGGCGCAAAAGCGCGAGCTCAAGCTCAAGTCGGGTGTTCGCGTGGAGGCGGCCATCGGCGTGGCCGCACGTGCAGGCCTGCGCGAGGGCGATGTCATCCTGTCGGTGGACAACACCGATGTCAGCAGCGTCAAGCAGGTGCAGGCCGTGCTGGCCAAGCTGGACAAGGCCAAGGTCATCAATTTGCTGGTGCGCCGCGGTGACCTGACCAGCTTTGTGCTGCTGCGCCCGGCTCGGTAA